One segment of Antennarius striatus isolate MH-2024 chromosome 5, ASM4005453v1, whole genome shotgun sequence DNA contains the following:
- the c1galt1lb gene encoding glycoprotein-N-acetylgalactosamine 3-beta-galactosyltransferase 1-B: MKAIGSRFSFYAGFVVGTFTLYVFLRQVSFEKALSSQHASHDKVRESQLLEEDEKTWKKERSALFNLRHPHHTGEDSYMADELYKKVRILCWVMTGPNNLETKARHVKSTWSRHCNIVVFMSSVDDPDFPTVGLGTKEGRDQLYWKTIRAFHYAYEHYIHEADWFLKADDDTYVIVDNLRWVLANHTPDEPIYFGRRFKPYTKQGYMSGGAGYVLSREALRRFVEGFKSQQCTHTSSVEDLAMGQCMEKVGVLAGDSRDSVQRETFHPFVPEHHLTGKFPKSFWYWSYCYYPISEGPNCCSDLSVSFHYVDASHMYLLEYYAYHLRAFGYKYRFHPPNPRGYDFKLSNSRKAAVEKTNQISQEKGQDGDDPSQTGKKQEAPPPVADKDDDAAPAEKKQ; this comes from the exons ATGAAGGCCATCGGGTCCAGATTCTCCTTCTATGCGGGTTTTGTGGTCGGAACTTTCACACTGTACGTGTTCCTGCGGCAAGTGTCGTTTGAAAAGGCGCTGTCATCGCAGCATGCCTCCCACGACAAAGTCCGGGAAAGTCAGCTGCTCGAGGAAGACGAGAAGACGTGGAAGAAGGAGAGATCTGCCCTGTTCAACCTGAGGCACCCTCATCATACAG GTGAAGATAGCTACATGGCTGATGAACTATACAAGAAGGTACGCATTCTTTGCTGGGTGATGACTGGACCAAACAACCTAGAGACAAAGGCTCGACATGTGAAGTCTACGTGGAGTCGCCACTGCAATATTGTTGTCTTCATGAGCTCCGTGGACGACCCAGACTTCCCCACGGTGGGCTTAGGCACAAAGGAGGGTCGGGACCAGCTGTACTGGAAAACGATCCGGGCCTTCCATTATGCCTATGAGCATTATATCCATGAGGCCGATTGGTTTCTCAAGGCAGATGATGACACCTATGTAATTGTAGACAACCTGAGGTGGGTTCTTGCAAACCACACGCCAGACGAGCCAATTTACTTTGGCCGAAGGTTCAAGCCTTACACCAAACAAGGTTACATGAGTGGTGGCGCTGGCTATGTTTTGAGCAGAGAGGCTCTGCGACGATTTGTGGAAGGATTCAAAAGTCAACAGTGCACTCATACTTCGTCTGTAGAGGACCTCGCAATGGGCCAGTGCATGGAGAAGGTTGGGGTGCTGGCAGGGGACTCCAGAGACAGTGTTCAAAGGGAGACATTTCATCCATTTGTGCCTGAGCACCACCTCACTGGCAAGTTCCCCAAGAGCTTCTGGTACTGGAGCTACTGTTACTACCCTATTTCAGAG GGTCCAAACTGCTGCTCAGACTTGTCCGTGTCTTTCCATTATGTAGATGCTTCACACATGTATTTATTGGAGTACTACGCCTATCACCTGCGTGCCTTTGGCTATAAATACCGCTTCCATCCCCCCAATCCACGAGGCTATGACTTTAAGCTTTCAAATTCTCGGAAAGCTGCGgtagaaaaaacaaaccaaatttCTCAAGAAAAAGGCCAAGACGGGGATGATCCGTCTCAGACTGGTAAGAAACAAGAAGCACCCCCTCCTGTAGCCGATAAAGACGATGATGCTGCTCCAGCTGAAAAAAAGCAGTAG
- the tac3b gene encoding tachykinin-3b, with protein MNSDVSVLLNFGILYIQYIEYVCICFFHFTTGANYYTPKSPVRTGPSKINLTNKRTELSPTIIIAAILTLFHSYFRMMERALNCCTLALWVVLAILILFPVRSQCKEEDYNTLTDCCAGAELKRFDDIDYDSFVGLMGRRNAARPNRHILAVLLQRRARMACPCAKEYSLERRGRVVNHVKQRQETLFISSLTKPNENKSDHFLTLFFLLRSQHFL; from the exons ATGAATtctgatgtcagtgttttattgaattttggaatactgtacatacagtacatagagtatgtttgtatatgtttttttcacttcaccACAGGAGCAAATTATTACACTCCTAAATCACCAGTGAGGACAGGGCCTTCAAAGATTAATTTGACAAATAAGAGAACAGAGTTGAGTCCAACTATCATCATAGCTGCTATATTGACactttttcattcatattttaggATGATGGAGAGAGCTCTGAACTGCTGTACTCTTGCCCTGTGGGTGGTTTTAGCCATTCTCATCTTATTTCCTGTGAGGTCTCAGTGTAAGGAAGAGGACTACAACACACTGACTGAC TGCTGTGCAGGTGCAGAGTTAAAGAGATTTGATGACATTGACTATGACAGCTTTGTGGGTCTAATGGGAAGGAGGAATGCTGCTCGACCAAACA GACACATACTTGCTGTTCTGTTGCAGCGGAGAGCAA GAATGGCTTGTCCATGTGCCAAGGAGTATTCATTGGAAAGGAGAGGCCGGGTTGTCAATCATGTGAAGCAGAGGCAAGAAACGCTCTTCATATCAAGTTTGACAAAACCAAACGAAAACAAATCTGATCATTTCctaactttgttttttctcctcagaTCTCAACATTTCCTGTAG
- the os9 gene encoding protein OS-9, whose protein sequence is MAASSVQWLERLYVFLLICPLCVRAFLNLEELNEMKYGIQILPDPVIMGQSKTEDVMMVSNKYKQLYECRLPAQAVRFHQDSTTEPETLGYTGPDIPDLLSPLHSAQCLVKTKDWWTYEFCHGQYIRQYHLEDTEIKGDILFLGYYESEFDWSNETAKASKQHRLKRYHSQTYVNGSKCDLNGNPRETEVRFVCEEGSGDYIARVDEPQSCRYVLTVHTSRTCQHPFLQPPSTSKPQGIVCQPALSAQQYMDYVKAQVSDTKRKVEQISEELRSLDEMLAGNEGADGTVEVTADDTSPAPSDSSNHLDSEDAEDAGLEDSDFWEGVTKPRSSKTASASTQHENQAADDGYSSHTDNEVDDGDEVEKFNFKIITDPADLMKFVQHLKESNRKKAQNQVKSREEKLRSDRLVEKIQDEEKDEDERLLQEFEDEMSDLSVPSDRLDEIKEEMHKEFDNIINEAEEELETEGLKGEFDRTQATQTLETTLDKLLDRLEEKDVQEKEQESGGVQRASDPTRGSPSLAPKQPDQAADDHVKIKITKYKTGSRSDGEVKVQEMGEGDPQWQHIKDVVKEQLEKAGLKAEGKIEVKILTRKNAEEAGDQWLTEEDTKSFRELLINLLTGGTEEVYKEQKRQQELENNYRFVWGESQEESQSSSTSDSDDMDI, encoded by the exons ATGGCGGCTTCCTCGGTACAATGGCTTGAAAGGTTGTATGTCTTCTTGTTGATATGCCCCCTATGCGTTCGAGCGTTTTTGAATTTAGAGGAACTGAATGAGATGAAATACGGCATTCAAATTCTTCCAGACCCCGTCATAATGGGACAG AGCAAAACAGAGGATGTCATGATGGTGTCCAATAAGTATAAGCAGTTGTATGAGTGTCGACTTCCAGCCCAAGCTGTCCGGTTTCATCAGGATTCCACCACTGAACCTGAGACACTTGGGTACACCGGGCCGGACATCCCAGACCTGCTCAGTCCGCTGCACAGTGCCCAGTGTTTAGTAAAG ACAAAGGACTGGTGGACATATGAGTTCTGTCATGGTCAATATATTAGACAATACCACCTTGAAG ACACAGAAATAAAGGGAGACATTCTCTTCCTTGGTTATTATGAATCTGAATTTGATTGGAGCAATGAAACGGCAAAG gCCTCAAAGCAGCACAGACTAAAGCGCTACCACAGTCAGACCTATGTTAATGGCTCTAAGTGTGACCTAAATGGAAATCCCAGAGAGACTGAAGTCAGG tttgtgtgtgaagaagGCTCAGGAGACTACATCGCCAGAGTGGATGAGCCTCAGTCGTGCCGCTATGTGCTTACAGTTCACACCAGTCGTACCTGCCAGCATCCATTCCTACAGCCCCCATCCACCTCCAAGCCACAGGGCATTGTGTGCCAGCCAGCACTAAGTGCCCAACAGTACATGGATTATGTGAAGGCTCAAGTCT CGGACACAAAGCGTAAAGTAGAACAGATCTCAGAGGAGCTGAGGAGTCTGGATGAGATGTTGGCTGGCAATGAAGGGGCAGACGGAACAGTGGAAGTGACAGCAGATGACACATCACCTGCACCCAGTGACAGTTCAAACCATTTGGACAGTGAAG ATGCTGAGGATGCTGGGTTGGAAGATTCTGACTTCTGGGAAGGAGTTACAAAGCCCAGGAGTTCAAAAACAGCTTCTGCATCTACTCAACATGAGAATCAG GCAGCAGATGATGGGTACAGCTCTCATACAGACAATGaagttgatgatggtgatgaag TTGAAAAATTCAACTTCAAAATCATCACTGACCCAGCAGACCTGATGAAATTTGTCCAACATCTCAAAGAGAGTAACAGGAAG aaaGCGCAAAACCAGGTAAAAAGTCGAGAAGAAAAACTGAGGAGTGACAGATTAGTGGAGAAGATTCAAGAtgaagagaaagatgaagacgAACGTTTGCTGCAGGAGTTTGAGGATGAGATGTCCGATCTCTCGGTGCCCTCAGACAGGCTGGATGAGATCAAGGAGGAGATGCATAAGGAGTTTGACAACATCATAAATGAG gCTGAGGAGGAATTAGAAACAGAAGGTTTAAAAGGGGAGTTTGATCGCACACaagcaacacaaacactggaGACGACCCTGGATAAGTTACTTGATCGTTTGGAGGAGAAGGACGTCCAGGAGAAAGAGCAGGAATCTGGGGGGGTGCAAAGAGCCAGTGACCCAACGAGAGGCAGCCCCAGCCTGGCTCCAAAGCAGCCAG ACCAAGCGGCTGACGACCATGTTAAGATCAAAATTACTAAGTATAAGACGGGTAGCCGCTCTGATGGGGAGGTCAAAGTTCAGGAGATGGGAGAAGGAGACCCCCAGTGGCAGCACATAAAGGACGTGGTTAAAGAACAGCTAGAGAAAGCTGGACTGAAGGCAGAAG GTAAAATTGAAGTGAAGATCTTAACTCGTAAAAACGCGGAAGAAGCAGGCGACCAGTGGCTGACTGAAGAAGATACAAAGTCCTTCAGGGAGCTTCTCATAAACCTCCTG ACTGGAGGAACAGAAGAGGTTTACAAAGAGCAAAAGAGGCAGCAGGAGTTGGAGAACAACTACAGGTTTGTGTGGGGAGAGTCTCAGGAGGAGTCCCAGTCATCCAGCACCTCTGATTCAGATGATATGGACATATGA
- the apof gene encoding uncharacterized protein apof — protein MMSSKLKWLIVIQLLLTEQTLCRVPPPPALTNTLLPGNDLQEKLGETAKQSLQLEPKTSRVQAAKQIIFDLRFKLQKHVQNHLHIQGNVSCEEVLSASTMDDPSSSMFPQELLGLSLVPVLVVAGCPQEAQTLVLKLYNLLGVRDTEELLMKVESLIEKKMSKSASMPASGSTTSPLKRHKERHIEAVMFNIQQLAMVGEGSSIHAEHCDDWTRLNGTSLVGTEADGGTEDLTEAVRTCERLGVLCAGVTRRGLLKPGKYQAVLKKGSRILPAEFIEDECWIRQCKGEEDASIPVASGRRVRRSSQGRCINKSEERVYNVVEWIPAVSTLYNLGTAVYYASVNCSETAKERAILSAVDLGTDALMVATGGTAGVAGYALGAGVKTGVKAGVKYLLNSMKQEDDLLVNQFSWEAGFMTLE, from the coding sequence ATGATGTCCTCTAAGTTGAAGTGGCTGATTGTGATCCAGCTCCTGCTGACTGAACAGACTCTGTGCAGGGTTCCACCTCCTCCAGCACTGACAAACACCCTGCTTCCAGGAAATGACCTCCAAGAAAAATTGGGTGAGACAGCCAAACAGTCTCTCCAGCTTGAACCCAAGACATCAAGAGTTCAAGCTGCCAAACAGATAATATTTGATCTTAGGTTTAAACTTCAGAAGCATGTTCAGAATCATCTCCACATCCAAGGGAATGTCAGCTGTGAAGAAGTGCTGTCTGCCAGCACCATGGATgacccatcatcctccatgttTCCCCAGGAGCTTCTGGGGCTTTCTTTAGTGCCTGTGCTGGTGGTGGCAGGCTGCCCACAGGAGGCACAGACCCTGGTCCTAAAACTGTACAACTTGTTGGGAGTCAGGGATACAGAGGAGCTCCTCATGAAAGTGGAAAGTTTGATAGAGAAGAAGATGAGCAAGTCTGCATCCATGCCTGCATCTGGATCAACAACTTCACCTTTGAAGAGGCATAAGGAGCGCCATATAGAGGCTGTGATGTTTAACATTCAACAGCTAGCCATGGTGGGAGAAGGTTCCTCAATACATGCAGAGCATTGCGATGACTGGACCAGACTGAATGGGACTTCATTAGTGGGAACAGAGGCGGACGGAGGCACAGAGGATCTGACAGAGGCTGTGAGAACCTGTGAAAGACTGGGAGTTCTGTGTGCTGGTGTCACCAGAAGAGGGCTACTCAAACCTGGAAAGTACCAGGCAGTGTTAAAGAAAGGAAGTCGTATCCTGCCAGCAGAATTCATAGAGGATGAATGCTGGATCCGTCAGtgcaaaggagaagaagatgctTCCATCCCTGTTGCTTCAGGTCGACGGGTGAGGCGTAGCTCACAGGGAAGATGCATCAACAAAAGCGAGGAGCGTGTGTATAATGTGGTGGAGTGGATTCCTGCGGTCAGTACCCTCTACAACCTTGGCACAGCTGTGTATTATGCCTCAGTTAACTGCTCTGAGACAGCCAAGGAGAGAGCCATCCTCAGCGCCGTTGATCTCGGCACAGACGCCCTCATGGTTGCCACAGGGGGTACGGCTGGAGTGGCAGGTTATGCGCTTGGTGCAGGCGTGAAGACTGGTGTAAAAGCTGGCGTCAAGTACCTGCTGAACTCCATGAAGCAAGAAGATGATTTACTAGTGAACCAGTTCAGCTGGGAGGCGGGCTTCATGACCCTCGAATAG